The sequence below is a genomic window from Atribacterota bacterium.
ATCCACCGCCATACCTACCGTAAGCACAAACCCAGCAATACCAGGTAATGTCAGCGTAGCCTGCACTCCCACAAAAATGGCCAGGAAAAAGAGCACATAGCACACAAGGGCCAGATCCGCCAACCCTCCCAGCACACCATAGTAAAGGAACATGAAGACAAAAACCAGAATAATGCTAATGATTGCCGCCCGGAATCCAGCGTCAATGGAATCTTTCCCCAGGGTCGGCTCTACCGAGCGGTTTTCAATCACTTCCACCTTAACCGGGAGGGCACCCGCTCGCAGAAGAATAGCCAGATTCTGAGCTTCTTCCAGGGTAAAGCGGCCGGTGATTTGCGCGTCTCCCTTGAGGATGGGTTCTTGAACCACCGGGTTCGAGATCAACTTTCCATCCAGATAAATCCCGATGGGTTTTCCCACATTCAGCGTGGTGGCCTGAGCAAAGAGTTTCGCCCCCTCGGCATCGAAAGAAATCGCCACCGCAGGTCTGCCCAGGCGGTCGTACTGAATCTGCGCGCTTTTCAAATGCGCCCCGGTAAGTAGGGTCTGTCCGTTTTCATCCTTAAATTCAAGAAGGGCTGTTTTCCCGATGAGTTCTACCGCTCGTTGAGGATCCGTGATCCCTGGAAGTTGCACCAGAACCCGCCGTTCTCCCTGACGGGCAATGACCGATTCGGCCACCCCCAGCTGGTCAATACGGTTGCGAATGATTTCCACCACCCGCCGCACCGCATCATCATCCACCGGAGCCTCTGGAGTGTCCACGCATTCTAAGAGAATATGGGAACCACCCTTTAAATCGAGACCCAAACGAATTTTACTCCCTAAAGGATAAATGACCACAAGCGATACAGCTATCAAAGCCAGAACTACGAACAACCTCCAGGGTAACAATTTCCTCCTCAAGGAACTGTGCCTCCTCTCCTACAACTTAGGATTTCTTCGACGCCACCGCGGTTTTGGAAATTCGAATGCGAACGTCCTTCGCCACTTCAAGGAGCACTTCGTCTTCTTCCACCTGAGCAACAACCCCGTGAATTCCACCAACCGTAACGACCTTATCCCCCTTTTTGAGGCCGGCCCAGAGTTCACGCTGGCTTTTTTGTTTCCGCTGCTGAGGAACGATGAGCAAAAAGTAGAAAATCAGAATGATAAAAATCAGGGGAAGAAACGAAGCAATAGGATTTGCTGCCGGTGCTGAAGGTGTGGTCTGATTTGCAGCCCAGGCAATTGAGGTGAAAAAACTCACTGGTGTGTCCTCCTTTCAAATTTAAAAGTTTTCCGAATATCGAGAGAGAAATTCCTCCCGGAATTCCCGAAAGTACCCTCCACGCAAAGCATGATGAATACTTTTCATCAACTTTACCATAAAATACAGGTTGTGTATAGTGGCCAACTCCGCTGCTAAAATCTCCCCAGCTTTAAAAAGATGCCGCAGGTAGGCTCGAGAAAAATTTTGGCAGAGGTAACATCCACAATCTGGATCCACCGGACCAAAATCACGGGCAAACTCCAGCCGGTCGATATTCATCTTCCCTCTTGGAGTGAAAAGACAGGCATTGCGAGCGTTACGAGTCGGCAGGACACAGTCAAACATGTCCACACCACGCCACACTCCTTCCACAATACTCACTGGATTCCCCACTCCCATAAGATAACGGGGTTTCCCCATGGGTAAAAATGGTTCAACGCATTCAATCATTTCGTACATGAGGGGCTTGGGTTCTCCCACGCTCAAACCTCCAATGGCATATCCATCGAAATCAAGTTTTACCGTCTCCTGGGCACTCCATTCCCGTAATTTTCGGTCTGTTCCCCCCTGGATAATACCAAAGAGCATCTGTTGTTCCGACTGGAATGCCTCTTTCGCACACTTCGCCCAGCGGAGCGTCCTCTCTACCGCCATCCGTTCCTCATACGAAGAAGCCGGAAACCCAACACACTGGTCTAGAATCATAATGACATCGGCCCCCAAAACCATTTGAATTCGAATCGCCTCCTGAGGGGTTAAACGATGCAAGGAACCATCCAGATGGGAATGGAACGTCACTCCTTCATCATCAATCTGCACCAAATCTGCTAAGCTAAACACCTGAAATCCACCACTATCGGTCAAAAGAGCCCGGTCCCAGGAGATAAAACGGTGTAGACCCCCAGCCTCCCGAATAAGGTCCTCTCCTGGCCGAAGATGGAGATGGTAAGCGTTACAGAGGAAAATTTGTACTCCGATTTCTCGCAGGCGATCCGGAGCCATGGCTTTAACCGTCCCCTGCGTTCCCACTGGCATAAATACTGGAGTCTCCACGTCCCCGTGAGCAGTATGGAGAATCCCTAAACGAGCCCGACTCTGGTGATCCACCGAAAGAACCGTAAATCGTTCTCTCAACCTCATCATCCTTTCTTCAATACAGCAACATGGCATCTCCAAAACTGTAAAAACGGTACCGTTTTTGTATTGCTTCCTCATAGGCACACTTCACAAAATCCGTTCCTCCAAAAGCACACACCAGCATAAAGAGCGTGGAACGAGGCAGGTGAAAATTGGTGATGAGGGCATCGACAACCTGAAAATGGAACCCAGGGTAAATGAAGAGGTCGGTTTCTCCCTCGTATTCCTGGAGGGTTCCCAACCTCTGCCACACCGTTTCCAGAACCCGTACCGCGGTGGTCCCTACCGCTATCACCTTTCTTCCACATTCCCGGGTCTCTCTGATTCGCTTTGCCTCCTCTTTGCCAATCCGAAACCATTCCTTGTGCATGGTATGTGCCTCAACTTGCTCCACCTTAACCGGCTGAAATGTCCCCAGACCCACATGGAGCACAACCGGAACAATCGCAATTCCCTTTTTCTTGAGTTTTTCCAAAAGCTCTGGAGTAAAATGAAGCCCCGCCGTGGGCGCAGCCACCGATCCCCATTCCCGAGCGTAAACAGTCTGATAAGCTTCAGGATCAATCCCCCTTTCCTTCACATAGGGTGGTAGAGGAACCTCCCCAAACCGGTCGAAAAACGCCTCACCACTCTCAAAAAGGGGTTCTAACAACCATGTCTCCCTGAGCCGCTCTCGGACTATCCAACGGTATTCAGGATGAGTCAAAAGGCAGAGTTCTTGTCCAACCCGCACCCGGGAAGAGGGATAAAGCAGACACTCCCACCATCTTCCATAGAACCGCACAAAGAGAATCTCTACCTTTCCCCCGGTCGCTTTCTGGACAAAGAAGCGAGCCTTCACCACCTTCGATTCATTCACAACCAACGCATCCCCGGAAGAAAGGTATGCCTCAATTTCGAAGAACTGACGGTGTTCCCAGGTTTTTTCCCTTCGGTTGAGGACCATCATGCGACAGGCATCCCGGGGAGTAACCGGTCTTTGGGCAATGAGTTCCGGAGGGAGAAAAAAATCAAAGAGGCTTGTTTCGATCATTTCAATACAGCACGCCTCAACTCACAGCCGGGAAAATAATGCGAAAGAATGGCCCGAAAATCGTACCCTTCCTGCGCCATACCTACCGCACCCCATTGGGAAAGACCAACCCCATGTCCCCAACCACGACCTTCAAAAATAAATTGTGCTCCAACTTCTTCCTCCAATAGCGGTGGTACCGAAACTACCGTACCGGTAGTTTCGGTACCCAGGCTTTCTCTCTTTTTCTTCATTGCTTCTCGCTCTTTCTCTCGCAGTTCTAAAAAGGCGATGATATCCTCAAGGGTCCAATCGTCCTTTTCAAGAAGTTCCCGAGAACGGGATACCCCCACAGAATGGGATTTGGGAACTTCTTTTTGTTCTCGTAGAGTTCTATCCGGCTTCCCTTTTATCCTCTCTTCACGCACCGTGAAATAGGTACTCGGAAGGATTTGCACCCCAATCGCTTCCCGGAATTTGGATGCCGGGATCACCCACCGCCCATTCTGAGAAAAGAGAACCACCTCTTTCATTCTTCCATGCTCGGAAGGAACAAACTGAATACCCTTTAGGCTTCCCGATAAATAGCCAGCTTGGCGAAGAGCCGCTTCAATTTCCACTTTACTCAGACATACCGTCCAGAGGGCATGCGGAGCATCCTTTTCCCAGGGGGAAGGCACCGCCATAAGATATGGGACTTCCCTTCCCCACACATTGAACGCACTATCGGTATACCCACCACTTTCGGAGTGATAGACTACAGAAGCAATTTTTCCCTCATAAGTCAATACCATACCACGAGTGGCTTCCACCAAGGCATTGGTCCGAGGGTCTTCAGCGTTGATCCCCCCGTAACGCTGGCAGTGTTCGGTGGCACAGAAATCGAAACCGTCCTCCCTGTGTCTCCCCAAATTTTTGAATGCATAGGTGCGAGCCACGATAATCTGGGCCTTAAGAGCTTCTTCCGGCCAGGAAGGACTGGCCTCAAGCTTGATGGTTCCCTTGATGTAATCTTCAACCGAAAGGGTATTGAGAATGGATAAGAGTCCGCTTCTGGCTTCCACAATCATTTTCCCCCGGTACGGACGTTTCCCCCACAAAATCGGTTCACGACCCAAAGAAGCCAAGATAAAACGCCAAGCGAAAAGACTCTTTTCCTTCCAGAAAACTTTCCCCTCTCGGAAGGAGAAGTGCACTGACATTCCCGCTGGCACGGTAAATGTCCGGTGCTCGAAGGTAACCAACATCCCCGAAACCGAGGAGAAACGCACCTCTTCCTTACCCCGATAAATGGCTACCGTGACTTCTAAATCCTTGACCCAGGCACAAGTCATTCCACCGAAAATGACTACAAGAACAACGGTCAGGGTAACACCATACCATATTTTCTGCATCGGAACGCCCCCTTAGCGTCGCAAAAGCAACGTCAGAATCAGGGTTAAGAGAAGGCTCACAAGAATGGAAGTCGCCAGTGGGAAATAAAAGACAAAGTTCCCTTTCCGATAGACAATGTCTCCCGGCAAATGCCCCAGTCTCCCTAAACCCGGAATGCGGGGCAGAACCAGAAGGACAAGACCCACTACAACAAATACCACTCCCAAGGTCAAGAAAAACTTTGCCCAGTAAGAGATTTCCATACCCGCCTTTTCACTCCTTCCCACCGACTGAAAATACACCCACAGTACTTCTGACGATACAGACTCAAACTCTTAGCCTTTTGCATGCTCTCCTCAAAACCACTTCGGAAATCGATACCCACAAAGGAAATGCCAAGTTCGCTCCCTACCTTTTCTCCAATACGCTGGATGCACGCTATATCCTGGTAAGGACTTATGGTCAAGGTGGTGCTGAAAAAGGAAAAACCGTGTTCTTTTCCCCACCGCGCAACCTTTGCCAACCGCAATTGATAACATTGCGGACACCTTTTTTCTTCATCCTGGATCACCGAGAAATATTCCAGCGGATTATATGGAAATGGAGCAACCAGCCTGCGACCGGTTCGACAAACAAGATCGTTGAGGGTCTCCCACCGCTTCCTGTACTCCTCAAAAGGGTGAATGTTGGGATTATAGAACATGTGTACCACTGCAAAGCCTTCTTTCTCAAAAAAATCACTCACATAGATGCTGCAGGGAGCACAGCAGGTATGAAGGAGCACTGCGTTCTTCATTCCTCTATCACCTTTTTTAGGTACTCATACCCAGAAGGCGTGAGCACTCTTCCCCTTTTGGTCCGAGCAATAAAACCAATTTTAAGCAGGTACGGTTCATAGACCTCCTCAAGCGTGGCTACATCCTCGGCGAGAACCATCGCCACGCTCTCAATTCCCACTGGTCCCCCACGGTAATGCTGGGCCAGAACCTTCAGGAATTGGCGGTCCGCCATACTCAACCCCCAAGCATCGAGCCCCAGTGACTGGAAAGCTTCGGTCACAATCTCCCGGTCAATCACCTCTTTCCCCGAAACCTCGGCAAAGTCCCGAATACGTCGCAAGAGACGGTTTGCCACTCGGGGCGTCCCCCGGGAAGATGAAGCAATGACCAGTGCGGCATCGTCACGAATACCAATCCCTAATACCTGAGCGGTCCTCTTAACAATAGCCATCAAGTCTTCTGGCTCATAAAAATCAAGCTTTTCCACGATACCGAAACGATTCCGCAGCGGCGCGCTCAAAAGGCTCACCCGGGTGGTCGCTCCCACTAAGGTAAAAGGAGGAAGCTTCAAGGCCACACTTCGTGCTCCTGGACCCTTGCCAATCATGAAGTGCACGGTATAGTCTTCCATGGCACTATAGAGGATCTCTTCACACTGGCGGGGTAAACGATGGATTTCGTCAATGAAGACCACGTCATGAGGTGAAAGAGCCGTCAAAAGCGCTGCCAGGTCTCCACTTCTGGTAATCGCCGGACCAGAAAGACAGCGAATGGTGCTGTGCATTTCCAAAGCAATAACATGGGCTAACGTGGTTTTCCCCAAGCCCGGAGGACCATAAAAGAGCACGTGGTCCAGCGGTTCTTTCCGGGCTAAAGAAGCCTGAATATACACCTCAAGATGTGCCACAACCTCTTTCTGACCGATAAAATCCTGGAGCTTCCTGGGACGGAGCGAAAAGTCTTCTTCGCTCCGCAAAAAGAAAGGAGGTACCGATTTCTCTTTCAATCTTGACCACCCAATTTACCCAGTGCTTTCCGAATCAGGATTTCCACATCCACTTTTTCTCCCCGCAATTCATCCCATAGGCAGCTGACCACGGTTTCTACCTCTTTCTTATTATACCCTAAGCGAAGCAGGACTTCCTTGGTTTCCTCAAAAACTTCGGGAAAAGGAGGAAGCATTTGAAAACCACACTTCAAAAGCGTCGGTTTAAGCTCTAAAATCAACCTTTTGGCTGTCTTGACTCCCAGACCGCCTCTGGACTCAAGAAGCATCAGGTTCTCTTCCAAAACCATTTTGACCAGTTCTTCCCACCGTATTCGAGAAAGAATTTTAAAAGCCGTGCGATGGTTAATACCCTTCACTTCCCGCAATCGGTCAAAAAGAATCCGCTCCTTTTCCTCGCTGAAACCATACACGACGAATTCTCCGCTTTCACGCATGAAAGAACGCAAAAGAAATGATGCCTCTACGCCTTTCTGGAGATTCGCAAAAGGCGTAAGCCGTAATCTGAAGCCCATACCCATGACTTCCACCACACATTCGCCTTCCTGAACCTCCACCACCCGGCCGCGAATCGAATCAAGCATATTCCTACCTCATCCTGAGCCGAAATGCATGACACAGAGCGACCGCCAGCGCATCGGCGATGTCGTCCGGATTAATCTCTTCGGTAATTTGGAGAAGCTGTTGAACCATGTAAATCACCTGGCTTTTGGTTGCCCGACCGTAGCCAACAATTGCCTGCTTCACCTGCAAGGGGGTATACTCGTACACTGGGATTCCATGCAGCGCGGCACAGAGAAGCACCACTCCCCGAGCCTCACCAACAGAAATAGCGGTTTTGGAGTTCTTGTTAAAAAACAGCTCCTCCACCGCTACCTCTTCCGGCCGATACGTTCCAATCAGGGTATTGAACTCCTGAAAGATTTGCACCAATCGCTCAGGAACCTTTTTCCGTAACGGGGTTTCAATAAACCCATAATGGATAGCTGTAACCCTTTCACCCTCTTCCCAACCCACAATCCCAAAGCCGGTAAGGGCTACTCCCGGGTCAACACCAAGTATCCGCAACGGGTGTTTTGTCATGCACTAGCTTTTCAACGACTCCAGAAGTTCATCGGCAATATCAAAGTTGGCATACACTTCCTGAACATCATCATGCTCTTCCAGCGCTTCAATGAGGTCCAAAACCTGCTGAGCGTGTTTTCCTTCTACACTCACCGTATTCTTGGGTACCATAGTCACCTGGGCCACCACATACTGGAATCCTTTTTCATCCAGGACCTTCTTCACCTGTTCAAAATCTTCCGGTGCGGTGATGACGTCGACGGTAGTATCGGTGGTACGGATATCTTGTGCTCCAGAATCAATGGCTACCATCATTAATGTTTCTTCATCCACCTTATCCTTTTCAAAGCTAATTAACCCCTGACGCTCAAATACCCAAGAAACACAGCCACTTTCCCCTAAACTCCCTCCATAACGGTTAAAGAGGTGGCGAATTTCTGCTGTTGTCCGGTTCCGGTTATCGGTGGTAACCTCCACCATGATCGCTACACCCCCAGGACCGTATCCTTCATAAGTCACCTCTTCGTAGGCAACACCTTCCAGCTCTCCAGTTCCCTTTTTGATCGCCTTTTCAATGTTTTCCTGGGGCATGTTCATTTCTCGGGCTTTCTGCACAGCCAGCCGGAGTCTAGCGTTGTTTTCAATGTTGCCGCCTCCCTGTCGAGCGGCCACAGTAATGAGACGAATCAGCTTGGAAAAGGCTTTACCCCGAGCGAGATCCGTCTTTGCCTTCTTATGCTTGATCTGCGCCCATTTGGAATGTCCAGACATACTCTCAACTCTCCTTACACGAGACTTTTGTCCACCTATTGTATCACACTTTTTTGCGAACACCAAAATAAGTCTGGAATACCAGTCGAACTCAACGGTTTCTCCTATAAAGAACGAGAGGAGGACCTGGAACCATGAAAATTGCCGTTTTTTCCGATATTCATGGGAATATCACCGCTCTGGAGGCGGTACTTTCCGAAATCCAGAGCATGGACGTCGCGCATACGGTTTGTTTGGGAGATCTTGTGGGGTATAACCCCTTTCCAAACGAAGTGGTGGAACGAATTCAATCCCTTGGTATCCCCACCATTATGGGGAATTATGACCAGGGAGTGGGTTTTGACCTGGACGACTGCGGCTGTGCCTATCGGAGCGAGGAAGAGAGAGCCCGGGGGCATATTTCGCTCTCATGGACCAAAGCAAGGGTAACCCCAGAAAATAAGGCTTTTCTGCAGAATCTCCTTCCTCGATACGAGCTAGAAGTGGGACCTTTCCGTTTCCTTTTCGTTCACGGAAGTCCCCGGCGAATTAACGAATACCTTTTCCCAGAACGAACCGACGAAAGTTTCCGACACATTATGAGCAATGAAAAGTCCAACGTCCTTCTGTGTGGTCATACTCACATTCCTTTTTCTCGGAACATTGACTATTTCACCGTAGTCAATGATGGTAGCGTAGGACTTTCCAAAGATGGTGACTGGAGGGCTTGCTTAGCAATTATAACCATAGAGGAAACTCTCAAAGTCGATTTCCGCCGCATTCCATATAACCGGGAGTACCTCAAAGAGGGGTACCGAAAAAACCCCGAACTCCCCTTTTTCGCTGAAAAACTCATGGAGTGATTGTCGACCATGCCTTAACCAAAAAGTACGGGGGAAATATCATTCCCCCTTCTTCTCTAAGGTTTTTTAACCACCGTAAGAATGAAATGGGCTTCCTCGACAGCTTGTCGTGCATCTTCAAGGCTATATTCCTCGGTGGGAATAGACTCTTTCGCCCCATAAACACCGAGCTCACGTTCTTTACACAAACGTTTTAAAATGCGTTTCACCTCTTCGAGGTGTTTTTCTAGAGGAGGAAGAACACCTCGAAATTGTTCAAGCGAATCTCAACACCAATGGCATGCTCCTGCCAAAAGGAGTTCCACCATTTCCTGAACCGCTCGCACCAAATCGGAGCACACACCCTCATCGCAACAGAAGATACACTCTGGTCAAAGCATCGGGGTTCATAATTGCATCCCCAAAAATGTATCAGTCTCCCACCCCCAGAAGTTACTCCAGGGAAATTTCTGGACCCGATATTTCTGAAGGAACGCTCGAATCGAGGTAATCAACCCAGGAAAGAGATTTTTCGAAGTCAAAAACCACGATGTCCTCTTCGCAAAGGTCAAAATAAATTGGCCGAAATGTAAACGTTTCGTCCCGGGAGAGGATGTACGAAAAGCGTCACAGAAAATACCTTCCTCATACAGTTTTTGGTAAAGGAACTCTGTCCTCAATAGCGTCCTCAAAGTCTTCCAGTCTTTTCCGTAAGCCTGGTGCGCTTTTGAGAATCAAAAGAAGGCCAAGATCCGAGTTCTTCCGATTCTGACCTCGAGCGTAGAAACTAAAAGGTCAGAAACAGAAGCTCTTCCTTATTTTATAACATCCAACCATTGAAGACAACATGTGCTCGACGTACTGGGTATGAAGCGATGAAAACATTCGAAGCCGCTTCAAAGTTTCTTCAAACACCATCGACCACCACTTCCATTATACCATGCCCTTCATCCCTCCGGCGAAAACACCATTCCCATAAAGAGGATGAGACCGCTGTCCTCCTCCACAACGGCCAGAAAGAAAGGTCGATCGATGACCATTTCAAATGCTTCTTCTGATTCCTGGGAAAGCCCCTTAGCGACCACCACTGCGGTTGCGGCCGATGCCTCAGTACCTTTTTCGCTCACTTCAAGCAAGCTTCGATGGAAAACGTTTTTAATGAAAGCCGGTTCATCGGTAAGGTTACCAAAATCGGCCTGAGGAGAAAAGGCGACTTCCATACCCATTTTCGATAAAGCCCTTTTGAGGTCAACCGTTCCGTAAGAAAGAGTAAAACGGGGAATTCCAATGCGACCCTTTCTGCGCTCAAACCCTCGCATCCAGTTTTGCCAGTTCTCCGGAGTCAACTGAGCAAGCAAGGAAGAAAGGGGCATTTCGGGATGGGGTAGAAAAAGGTACATCTTGAGCCTTCCCTTTTCACCATAAGGAAGACCCACCGCCTGAAAATCATCCGTGGCCAGGTATCGGTACCACCCTGACTGAAACATAATCGGGTGTTCTCGGGTTACACCTCCAGGGAAATGGAAAGGAACAAGTTGCGTATCCTCGATATCAAAGGGAATGCTCCAGGCCCCCTGAAAAAAGACGGCGTTGAGCAAAATCAGAATGGAATCTGGATCAAGGCGTTCCAGGACTCCATCGATTTTCCCCTCGGTTTTCTCTCTGACCCACCTATTGATGGTCTCAACAGCTAAAGGGTTACCAAAGTCAAGGGATTCAGGATACGCTTCATAAAAACCCAAAACGGTATGCAAAAACTGCTCTCGAAGTGATATACCTTCTCTGACGAAAATGGTATGGGCCATTTTAATTTTTACCCCGGGGTCTTCTCTGGATAGCTCCTGGAGCACCTTGACCAATCTCTGGTTTTCCTCATTCAAAGCCGTTACAGAAGGATCAGGGTAACCAAGCGCTTTGAGTATCGATATCTGGGTGGTTCCACGTGCACCATTGACTGTCATACTAAGGGCAAGAGCTACGCTCCAAGGAGAAAGAAGAATATTATCTTCGTTACCTTCATATAGCTGGGTAAACAGGCTCAGGGCAAAATCGGTATAAAGAGGACGAGGTTGGGCCAGAGAAACACAACCTGTGAAACTGATAAAGAGCACAGCCAGGCATAGGAATACCCTTTTTCTTTCCATTTCGACCCCTCCCTTGTCTATCTAGAAGTGGACATGGCTTATAGCATACATTACTGCAAGATAAAGGAGATAGTTCCGGTTTTGGCGGAAATGAGACGGGAAGATAGGCAAATTCTCAACGAAAAAGCATGTGAAATTTTTCTTCCACGGAGAATATGGAGTAACTTCCCTGTTCGATGACGAACTCCCCTACAACATAGCAGTCAATTACAACATGAACCATTATTTACTCTACCCATTAGAAATCTGAAGCTCCATTCTGCATTTAGGGCATAAAAACCTTGTCACCTGTGGTAAGGTCTGTACCATTGAAGACAATGAAAAACGAAAAGTGCTTTTGGAAACTCCTCAACAATATGCATCGCACCATACCAAATCGGACGCAGAATGCATCGAAAAAGAAACACATAACACAAAAGTGGTGAACAATGGAAATCCTGCCTATACCAGGAAAGGCTCCTTCACTCATTTTTCCCTCAAAAACACAAAAAAGCTGGAGATTGTTCTCCAGCTTTTTTGACCTCTGTATCC
It includes:
- the secD gene encoding protein translocase subunit SecD, with translation MRRKLLPWRLFVVLALIAVSLVVIYPLGSKIRLGLDLKGGSHILLECVDTPEAPVDDDAVRRVVEIIRNRIDQLGVAESVIARQGERRVLVQLPGITDPQRAVELIGKTALLEFKDENGQTLLTGAHLKSAQIQYDRLGRPAVAISFDAEGAKLFAQATTLNVGKPIGIYLDGKLISNPVVQEPILKGDAQITGRFTLEEAQNLAILLRAGALPVKVEVIENRSVEPTLGKDSIDAGFRAAIISIILVFVFMFLYYGVLGGLADLALVCYVLFFLAIFVGVQATLTLPGIAGFVLTVGMAVDANVIIFERIKEEYRSGKTWRASIEAGFSKAFRTILDSNVTTLIAAVLLFSLGSGPIKGFGVTLSLGILCSMFTGIWVTRVFLDLFADKIKIKGVN
- the yajC gene encoding preprotein translocase subunit YajC; protein product: MSFFTSIAWAANQTTPSAPAANPIASFLPLIFIILIFYFLLIVPQQRKQKSQRELWAGLKKGDKVVTVGGIHGVVAQVEEDEVLLEVAKDVRIRISKTAVASKKS
- the tgt gene encoding tRNA guanosine(34) transglycosylase Tgt, translated to MRERFTVLSVDHQSRARLGILHTAHGDVETPVFMPVGTQGTVKAMAPDRLREIGVQIFLCNAYHLHLRPGEDLIREAGGLHRFISWDRALLTDSGGFQVFSLADLVQIDDEGVTFHSHLDGSLHRLTPQEAIRIQMVLGADVIMILDQCVGFPASSYEERMAVERTLRWAKCAKEAFQSEQQMLFGIIQGGTDRKLREWSAQETVKLDFDGYAIGGLSVGEPKPLMYEMIECVEPFLPMGKPRYLMGVGNPVSIVEGVWRGVDMFDCVLPTRNARNACLFTPRGKMNIDRLEFARDFGPVDPDCGCYLCQNFSRAYLRHLFKAGEILAAELATIHNLYFMVKLMKSIHHALRGGYFREFREEFLSRYSENF
- the queA gene encoding tRNA preQ1(34) S-adenosylmethionine ribosyltransferase-isomerase QueA, which gives rise to METSLFDFFLPPELIAQRPVTPRDACRMMVLNRREKTWEHRQFFEIEAYLSSGDALVVNESKVVKARFFVQKATGGKVEILFVRFYGRWWECLLYPSSRVRVGQELCLLTHPEYRWIVRERLRETWLLEPLFESGEAFFDRFGEVPLPPYVKERGIDPEAYQTVYAREWGSVAAPTAGLHFTPELLEKLKKKGIAIVPVVLHVGLGTFQPVKVEQVEAHTMHKEWFRIGKEEAKRIRETRECGRKVIAVGTTAVRVLETVWQRLGTLQEYEGETDLFIYPGFHFQVVDALITNFHLPRSTLFMLVCAFGGTDFVKCAYEEAIQKRYRFYSFGDAMLLY
- a CDS encoding SpoIID/LytB domain-containing protein; the protein is MQKIWYGVTLTVVLVVIFGGMTCAWVKDLEVTVAIYRGKEEVRFSSVSGMLVTFEHRTFTVPAGMSVHFSFREGKVFWKEKSLFAWRFILASLGREPILWGKRPYRGKMIVEARSGLLSILNTLSVEDYIKGTIKLEASPSWPEEALKAQIIVARTYAFKNLGRHREDGFDFCATEHCQRYGGINAEDPRTNALVEATRGMVLTYEGKIASVVYHSESGGYTDSAFNVWGREVPYLMAVPSPWEKDAPHALWTVCLSKVEIEAALRQAGYLSGSLKGIQFVPSEHGRMKEVVLFSQNGRWVIPASKFREAIGVQILPSTYFTVREERIKGKPDRTLREQKEVPKSHSVGVSRSRELLEKDDWTLEDIIAFLELREKEREAMKKKRESLGTETTGTVVSVPPLLEEEVGAQFIFEGRGWGHGVGLSQWGAVGMAQEGYDFRAILSHYFPGCELRRAVLK
- a CDS encoding DUF2905 domain-containing protein; protein product: MSYWAKFFLTLGVVFVVVGLVLLVLPRIPGLGRLGHLPGDIVYRKGNFVFYFPLATSILVSLLLTLILTLLLRR
- a CDS encoding epoxyqueuosine reductase QueH, whose protein sequence is MKNAVLLHTCCAPCSIYVSDFFEKEGFAVVHMFYNPNIHPFEEYRKRWETLNDLVCRTGRRLVAPFPYNPLEYFSVIQDEEKRCPQCYQLRLAKVARWGKEHGFSFFSTTLTISPYQDIACIQRIGEKVGSELGISFVGIDFRSGFEESMQKAKSLSLYRQKYCGCIFSRWEGVKRRVWKSLTGQSFS
- the ruvB gene encoding Holliday junction branch migration DNA helicase RuvB, with protein sequence MKEKSVPPFFLRSEEDFSLRPRKLQDFIGQKEVVAHLEVYIQASLARKEPLDHVLFYGPPGLGKTTLAHVIALEMHSTIRCLSGPAITRSGDLAALLTALSPHDVVFIDEIHRLPRQCEEILYSAMEDYTVHFMIGKGPGARSVALKLPPFTLVGATTRVSLLSAPLRNRFGIVEKLDFYEPEDLMAIVKRTAQVLGIGIRDDAALVIASSSRGTPRVANRLLRRIRDFAEVSGKEVIDREIVTEAFQSLGLDAWGLSMADRQFLKVLAQHYRGGPVGIESVAMVLAEDVATLEEVYEPYLLKIGFIARTKRGRVLTPSGYEYLKKVIEE
- the ruvA gene encoding Holliday junction branch migration protein RuvA, yielding MLDSIRGRVVEVQEGECVVEVMGMGFRLRLTPFANLQKGVEASFLLRSFMRESGEFVVYGFSEEKERILFDRLREVKGINHRTAFKILSRIRWEELVKMVLEENLMLLESRGGLGVKTAKRLILELKPTLLKCGFQMLPPFPEVFEETKEVLLRLGYNKKEVETVVSCLWDELRGEKVDVEILIRKALGKLGGQD
- the ruvC gene encoding crossover junction endodeoxyribonuclease RuvC: MTKHPLRILGVDPGVALTGFGIVGWEEGERVTAIHYGFIETPLRKKVPERLVQIFQEFNTLIGTYRPEEVAVEELFFNKNSKTAISVGEARGVVLLCAALHGIPVYEYTPLQVKQAIVGYGRATKSQVIYMVQQLLQITEEINPDDIADALAVALCHAFRLRMR
- a CDS encoding YebC/PmpR family DNA-binding transcriptional regulator produces the protein MSGHSKWAQIKHKKAKTDLARGKAFSKLIRLITVAARQGGGNIENNARLRLAVQKAREMNMPQENIEKAIKKGTGELEGVAYEEVTYEGYGPGGVAIMVEVTTDNRNRTTAEIRHLFNRYGGSLGESGCVSWVFERQGLISFEKDKVDEETLMMVAIDSGAQDIRTTDTTVDVITAPEDFEQVKKVLDEKGFQYVVAQVTMVPKNTVSVEGKHAQQVLDLIEALEEHDDVQEVYANFDIADELLESLKS
- a CDS encoding metallophosphoesterase family protein, producing MKIAVFSDIHGNITALEAVLSEIQSMDVAHTVCLGDLVGYNPFPNEVVERIQSLGIPTIMGNYDQGVGFDLDDCGCAYRSEEERARGHISLSWTKARVTPENKAFLQNLLPRYELEVGPFRFLFVHGSPRRINEYLFPERTDESFRHIMSNEKSNVLLCGHTHIPFSRNIDYFTVVNDGSVGLSKDGDWRACLAIITIEETLKVDFRRIPYNREYLKEGYRKNPELPFFAEKLME